In Alteribacter lacisalsi, a genomic segment contains:
- a CDS encoding Ger(x)C family spore germination protein, which produces MKRPVLLSLALLILLTGCWDSRQLRDITIAKSAALDLLEDGKYQSTISSPVPKQHEAEERSQKVSGVGHTIREARMALDGKVSERIDTAKMRVLVLGEPLARTNIYPPLDVMYRDPRSSLGAKIAVYDGMGSELINSKLTDKPRTSEFLAELLDTAESNSIVDKVNVQLICPIIFDPGQDVVLPYLGMEGDTPRLIGGALFNGDTMTGSLSVEDSTLLMLMKGKLGSATFLTEKVHDDKEDMPSNFITLRLRDTLTKLQVDVNHETNEVTATVDLTMKVEAIEYPHDELHEKENIAKLNTKLEEKFNEEAEQIFSTLQEANCDALGIGRRVLVYHPDFWDSVNWNETYPNITIKPNIQVELIGHGIIN; this is translated from the coding sequence ATGAAACGGCCCGTTCTTCTTAGTCTTGCCTTGCTCATTCTTCTTACCGGCTGCTGGGACAGCCGCCAGCTCAGGGATATAACAATTGCGAAAAGTGCTGCTTTGGATCTGTTGGAGGATGGCAAATACCAGTCAACTATTTCCTCCCCTGTTCCGAAACAGCATGAGGCTGAGGAACGGTCACAGAAAGTTTCCGGCGTGGGTCACACGATCCGGGAAGCACGAATGGCACTCGACGGAAAAGTATCAGAAAGAATTGATACGGCAAAAATGCGTGTTCTCGTGCTCGGAGAACCGCTGGCACGAACCAATATTTATCCGCCACTCGATGTGATGTACCGAGATCCACGCTCCTCCCTCGGGGCAAAAATTGCGGTGTATGATGGTATGGGAAGTGAGCTGATTAATAGTAAGCTCACAGACAAGCCAAGAACGAGTGAATTTCTGGCTGAACTGCTTGACACGGCTGAATCAAACTCGATTGTAGACAAAGTGAATGTCCAGCTGATCTGTCCAATCATTTTTGATCCGGGTCAGGATGTGGTGCTCCCATACCTTGGAATGGAAGGGGATACACCGCGCCTGATCGGCGGTGCTCTCTTTAACGGGGACACAATGACAGGTTCTCTGTCCGTAGAGGATTCGACTCTGCTGATGCTGATGAAAGGCAAGCTGGGTTCTGCCACTTTTCTGACTGAAAAGGTGCACGATGACAAAGAAGATATGCCGAGTAACTTTATTACGCTTCGATTAAGAGATACATTGACAAAACTTCAGGTAGATGTGAACCATGAAACAAATGAGGTAACAGCGACAGTTGATCTGACTATGAAGGTCGAAGCCATTGAGTATCCTCATGACGAACTTCATGAAAAAGAGAATATAGCAAAATTGAATACAAAGCTTGAGGAAAAGTTTAATGAGGAAGCAGAACAGATTTTCAGCACTCTTCAGGAAGCCAATTGTGATGCGCTTGGGATTGGACGACGTGTGCTGGTGTACCACCCCGATTTCTGGGATTCGGTCAATTGGAATGAAACGTACCCCAACATTACGATCAAACCTAATATTCAGGTGGAACTGATTGGGCACGGTATTATCAACTAA
- a CDS encoding DUF3267 domain-containing protein: protein MIITHKFPAKKENRQRELRENGWKKIKEPRGLFTATLLSVPFMILCGVISFLIMNAASPISLSDYGFTGNSISITIPLTFFLWLLVMLIVHELLHLIFVPDFWKSKKTYIGLTFFGGYVYTEEKMSKTRFLFITVAPFVILSIFLPAVLGMLGLLTPMIIFLVLLNAMASSVDMLNFFLIQFQIPGRSVVQSNGTDTYWKETTGV from the coding sequence ATGATTATTACTCATAAATTTCCAGCTAAAAAGGAGAACAGGCAAAGAGAACTCAGAGAAAATGGATGGAAGAAAATTAAAGAGCCAAGAGGGCTTTTCACAGCAACACTGCTTTCTGTACCGTTTATGATTTTGTGCGGAGTAATTTCATTTCTGATCATGAATGCAGCTTCCCCTATTTCATTAAGTGATTACGGCTTTACTGGAAACTCTATCTCCATTACCATCCCACTAACATTCTTTCTATGGCTGCTGGTTATGCTGATCGTCCATGAATTGCTTCATTTAATTTTTGTGCCGGACTTCTGGAAATCCAAAAAGACTTACATCGGATTAACGTTTTTTGGAGGGTATGTCTATACAGAGGAGAAAATGAGCAAAACAAGATTTCTGTTTATCACGGTTGCTCCTTTTGTAATTCTATCGATTTTCCTCCCGGCTGTTCTCGGAATGCTGGGGCTGCTTACCCCGATGATTATTTTTCTTGTACTTTTGAATGCAATGGCTTCTTCCGTTGATATGCTGAATTTTTTTCTCATTCAATTTCAGATTCCCGGGAGATCGGTGGTACAGAGTAATGGAACAGACACTTACTGGAAGGAAACAACAGGTGTATAA
- a CDS encoding sensor histidine kinase — MGWILFYKKAFVITLMIISAAAAFLMILLNLQYPYIGLEVQKQDHGEYEAGTVSTIGWAHANQIQPGDQILEVNGNPVEEHSTVQDYSRVEKAESVTVLSEGAVRTEPVTMSRYFTEEHLYFVVFPSFFFFLSLWLSLLLLKSTIKPHTSMLILFIMTLSLCYHSAGLAAKLSQTGLYIQTVTFLLSPVLFLQFVYHYFMTYKESWLNKNWMKGAYLLLFVLLLLNTALSVALASTGRMILLISFLLLLFYIFSALTKGIVNFRREPVLNTFKMLFISLVIALAPFTFLYVLPVLFTGSYLLPGEAVSIFIFVVPVIFLYLLCTDQLVNIQLYFSRLGYYLGISALPPVLVIIFFPALSNAPLTLSLTLQVFSVTYLTTLLFLYLKSYLDAKLRKSLFLGKEQFKESIYRLTMRMRQNKSVEEVQESIEKEFQEVLNVDRTVHFFISKRNHTVSEMESSKDDFDLMQLISILKRSPVSTGAIFQSGSSFALIIGESSEYYYVTAGLNDKPFRLDDSKKEWLLTLSYYSSILLENLLRIEDLLQELEDMTLEKEGNTEWLTRLLFNLSEKERSQLSVDLHDSVLQELLVLKREVSEIKSATDMGTAINSARLEKLEEGLLDVIYLTRETCHSLLPPLLESNGLEGALDDLASKFQLRSNIKLSLTATGLKRDTDYEVTLALYRIVQELLNNAMKHSNAENVSVSLRQQHGTITLEYNDNGMGISSLNEQTVGKMGLFGIKERVNSLKGKISIVTEKNEGLTVTIRLEV, encoded by the coding sequence ATTCAGCCCGGGGATCAGATTTTAGAAGTCAATGGAAATCCTGTAGAAGAGCACAGCACAGTACAGGATTATTCCAGAGTTGAGAAAGCTGAATCCGTAACTGTTCTTTCCGAAGGAGCAGTCAGGACCGAGCCTGTGACAATGTCGAGGTACTTCACAGAGGAGCATCTTTATTTTGTGGTGTTCCCCTCTTTTTTCTTTTTTCTGAGTTTATGGCTCAGCCTGCTGCTCCTGAAATCAACAATAAAACCCCATACGAGCATGCTGATCTTATTTATTATGACGCTTAGTCTCTGCTACCACAGCGCCGGTCTAGCCGCAAAACTGAGCCAGACGGGGCTTTATATTCAGACCGTTACATTTTTGCTGTCACCGGTTCTGTTTCTGCAGTTCGTCTACCACTATTTTATGACATATAAGGAGTCATGGCTGAATAAAAACTGGATGAAAGGTGCCTATCTCCTGCTGTTCGTTCTTCTTCTGCTAAATACAGCACTCTCAGTGGCACTGGCTTCCACGGGAAGAATGATTCTGCTCATTTCTTTTTTATTATTACTATTTTACATTTTTTCTGCTCTAACAAAAGGTATTGTAAACTTCAGGCGCGAGCCGGTACTGAATACATTCAAAATGCTGTTCATCTCACTCGTAATTGCCCTTGCTCCTTTTACTTTTCTATATGTACTGCCGGTCCTTTTTACTGGAAGCTACCTTTTACCGGGAGAAGCAGTCTCTATTTTTATTTTCGTCGTTCCGGTTATTTTTCTTTACCTCCTTTGCACAGATCAGCTGGTCAATATTCAGCTGTATTTCAGCAGGCTGGGTTATTATCTTGGGATTTCAGCCCTTCCGCCGGTCCTGGTTATTATTTTTTTTCCTGCTTTGAGTAATGCTCCATTAACCTTGTCACTGACCTTGCAGGTTTTTTCTGTTACTTATCTCACTACCCTTTTATTTTTGTATCTGAAATCCTATCTTGATGCCAAACTGAGAAAGAGTCTGTTCTTAGGAAAAGAACAATTTAAGGAGAGTATTTACCGGCTTACTATGAGAATGCGTCAGAATAAATCAGTTGAGGAAGTCCAGGAGAGTATTGAAAAGGAGTTCCAGGAAGTTTTGAACGTGGATCGAACCGTACACTTTTTCATATCTAAAAGAAACCACACGGTCAGTGAGATGGAATCATCGAAGGACGACTTTGATCTTATGCAGTTGATCAGTATTCTGAAGCGCTCACCCGTCAGTACTGGTGCCATTTTCCAATCAGGTTCTTCCTTTGCTCTGATAATCGGGGAGTCATCTGAGTACTATTATGTGACAGCCGGTCTGAATGATAAACCCTTCAGACTGGATGACAGTAAAAAAGAATGGCTGTTGACCCTGTCCTATTACTCCAGTATTCTGCTTGAAAATCTTCTCAGGATCGAGGATCTTCTTCAGGAGCTTGAAGATATGACTCTCGAAAAAGAAGGAAACACAGAATGGCTTACACGTCTCCTGTTTAATTTATCTGAAAAGGAACGAAGTCAGTTGTCTGTTGATCTGCATGACAGCGTCCTTCAGGAGCTTCTTGTCCTGAAAAGGGAAGTTTCAGAGATAAAGTCTGCCACTGACATGGGGACAGCGATTAATAGCGCAAGGCTTGAAAAACTGGAAGAGGGACTACTTGATGTTATTTATCTTACAAGGGAAACCTGTCATTCTCTTCTCCCTCCTCTGCTTGAGTCGAACGGACTGGAAGGAGCACTTGATGACCTTGCATCAAAATTCCAGCTTCGGTCCAATATTAAATTGTCCCTGACGGCCACTGGACTGAAGAGGGATACTGATTATGAGGTGACCTTGGCTTTATACAGAATTGTACAGGAGCTTTTGAACAATGCAATGAAACACTCCAATGCTGAAAATGTCTCAGTTTCCCTGCGGCAGCAGCACGGAACCATTACACTTGAATATAACGACAATGGGATGGGGATTTCATCCCTGAACGAGCAGACAGTGGGTAAAATGGGGCTCTTTGGTATTAAAGAGCGTGTTAACAGTCTTAAAGGAAAGATCTCGATTGTTACGGAAAAAAATGAGGGTCTTACAGTAACGATACGTCTCGAAGTGTGA